GCGTCTTTCAGCACCGCCTGCCCCGCGGCGGGACCGGGCACATCCTGCACCGCGCGCTTGTGTTTGAGCGCGACAATCCGCCCCTGTTCGAGAGCGGCCATATCCCCCGATGCCGGGCGTGCAAAAGCATCCCCCGCTGCCGGGCGCACCAAAGGCCCGTCCAGCACGAAACGCCCGGAAAAGTCGCCCGCCAAGGGGCCGAAAGAAGAATCGCCAGTCATACATCCCTCCTTTTTGTTCTTCTTTTGTTCTATATGTAAATCCCGTTTCTGACGAGTCCCTTTTGCCTGTGACGCTGGGGAGCCATGCAAAATCACTCGTGTACAAATGCCCCCAAAGCCGTTAGGGGCAGGCCAAACCATATCCCCCCTTTCAGGAATATCCCTTGATTCAAACGATTGCAGATGCGCTCGCCGCACAAGGCTATGATGCGCTCACCCCCGTTCAGGAGGCCGTCACAGACCCCTCCCTCGAAGACCGCGACCTTCTGGTCTCTGCCCAGACCGGGTCCGGCAAAACAGTCGCCTTCGGCATGGCGATCGCGCCCACGCTGCTGGGCGATGCGCCCAAATTCGGCCCTGCCGGCGCGCCGCTGGCGCTGGTCATCGCGCCCACCCGCGAACTGGCCATGCAGGTCGCGCGCGAATTCGGCTGGCTCTACGGCCCCGCCGGTGCCGTGGTCACCACCTGCGTCGGCGGCATGGACACCCGCACCGAGCGCCGCGCGCTGGACCGCGGCGCGCATGTGGTCGTCGCCACCCCGGGCCGCCTGTGCGACCACATCAAGCGCGGCAACATCGACCTTGGCGATATCCGCGCCGTGGTGCTGGACGAAGCGGACGAGATGCTGGACCTCGGGTTTTCCGAAGACCTCGAGTTCATCCTGACCGAAACGCCGCAAACCCGCCGGACGCTGATGTTTTCGGCCACCGTGCCACAAGGCATCGCCAAGCTGGCCGAAAAATACCAGGACAATGCCGAGCGCGTTTCGGTCGTGTCACAGGACAAGCAGCACGCCGATATCGAATACCGCGCGCTGACCGTTCATCCGCGCGACACGGAAAACGCGATCCTCAACATCCTGCGCTTCTACGAGGCCAAGAACGCCATCGTCTTTTGCAACACTCGTGCCGCCGTGGCGCGTCTGACCACACGGCTGACCAACCGCAACTTTTCGGTCGTCGCCCTATCGGGTGAACTGACGCAATCGGAACGGACCAACGCGCTGCAAGCGCTGCGGGACGGACGGGCGCGGGTCTGCGTCGCGACGGATGTCGCCGCGCGCGGCATCGACCTGCCCAACCTCGAACTGGTGATCCACGCCGATCTGCCGACGGGGTCGGACACGTTGCTGCACCGTTCGGGCCGGACGGGCCGCGCGGGCCGCAAAGGGGTCTCGGCGCTGATCGTGCCTCCCAAGGCCACCGGCAAGGCAAAACGTCTGCTGAAATGGGCCAAGCTAGACGTTGAATGGGCCGCACCGCCTTCGGCTGCCGAAGTGAACAAGGCGGATGAGGAACGTCTGCTGGGCGATCCTGCGTGGGACGCGCCGGTGCCCGAAGACGCC
Above is a genomic segment from Sulfitobacter sp. HNIBRBA3233 containing:
- a CDS encoding DEAD/DEAH box helicase, whose translation is MIQTIADALAAQGYDALTPVQEAVTDPSLEDRDLLVSAQTGSGKTVAFGMAIAPTLLGDAPKFGPAGAPLALVIAPTRELAMQVAREFGWLYGPAGAVVTTCVGGMDTRTERRALDRGAHVVVATPGRLCDHIKRGNIDLGDIRAVVLDEADEMLDLGFSEDLEFILTETPQTRRTLMFSATVPQGIAKLAEKYQDNAERVSVVSQDKQHADIEYRALTVHPRDTENAILNILRFYEAKNAIVFCNTRAAVARLTTRLTNRNFSVVALSGELTQSERTNALQALRDGRARVCVATDVAARGIDLPNLELVIHADLPTGSDTLLHRSGRTGRAGRKGVSALIVPPKATGKAKRLLKWAKLDVEWAAPPSAAEVNKADEERLLGDPAWDAPVPEDAAEIVATLAERYSAEQLATAFVSLFRARGSAPEELSDPGQRPEREERDHRAFGPSVWFKVSVGREDGAGPRTLLPMLCRVGDLGRDDLGAIRAMPRHSYVEVAESAVSRLQEALGPDMQAEEGVVLTKLDSKPDFGPQGGRPDRGPKGPRPDRGPKPDRAPRPQEAKAFDPDAAAAPPAKPRAPRDDAPAATQIRKPAPAKGKRDATRPPKSHKTDRTPMKPGAKPKGKAPYGEARTDAATQRTGDGKPKPAWKKDRPEGGKPAEARRKPEGGKPAKSGAKPVWKKSGPDTPKAEGKPKFNRAADTSKRFVPPGKSGKPGKPAARGGNAPPKRKD